One Nicotiana tomentosiformis chromosome 1, ASM39032v3, whole genome shotgun sequence genomic window, gatAGTctactaatatctcccaaaagcaacgaatatttaattttttttacaaatacaaagagaattatattctctttcatagcagcaagttcaaagtttaaATTGTAGGTTAGTCATCTTTTTTGTTTCTcaatgtagaaaactttattcttttcgactcaggttacttgagcttctaagtagcatataatagattattttgattagttttttgtggggatgaaacacacatatatatatatatttcacaccattatagttttttttatttttatgtaattttatctgtttataaatattttactataattatattatttaataaaatattaaaaattaaatacgtATGAGGCTTACGCCCCCGTACCTCGGGACTTACGCTTCGTTAACGCATATATAAAACGTCTCGGACGACTCTTAAAACACTATTAAAACACTGATTGTACTTATTTCATTAATACCAAATATCAAAACTACCTTTCTTCCCGTCAACATGCAGACTATATATAAATGCTGTATATATTGCAATCGGAAAAACCCTAGCTCTCTTCTGGCCGCTTCCGGGCAACTTTTTATTATTTCTAAGGTCAGAACCTTAATTAAACTGAAAATCTAAGATCTTTGAAGTTTATTTTCTTTTCCAATTCTGTTTTTTCTATTATCTGCTTAATTAGTATAGTTCAATTTGAGCTGATTGGGTTAGTGTGTGATATTATCTGCTTAATTAGAAATTCTGTGCTTCTTTTACTATATTAGAATAGACATATAGTATTTTAGATATTATCAAAGTGATCCTTTGAAAACGAGCTTGTTCAGCTTCTGCAgttttcttttattctttcttGCTATATTAAAGATAAGCTAGTGAGTATTAAAGTTAAGTCAGAATAGACATATAGTACTTGATGAAGAGAGATGCTATTTttgtagtatttagctatttgaCATAAAGGGTAGTTGAATATCTAATTTGGTGATTTTATTGGAGATGAAATTGCTTAGTTTGTCAAGGCCTGGATTGTTTTGACGAGTACAGATGTAATTTTCGATATAAAACAGAATAGAGATTTAAGTTTCCATTTTTAATCGGTTTGACTCGAAAGGGCAGTTCAATCTCCATTTTGGTGATTATGTTGTGGATGAAATTACTTGGTTATATTTACTTAAAGAGCATTGCGGGAAGAAATAAAGTTAGTTTGATACATTTTCTACTCCATATGTTCTACTAGTTAAGTATGAGTCATTGATGCATGTATAGTGTTAAAGAAGTGTGTATGACCAGAACCAGCGTGTCTGTCATAGTTGAATAATTGCTGCTTACAATCAGTAGTCTGGTTTTTTTAATATGCCTTGGGTATTTGTAGGAATGGCTCCGAAGCAGCCAAATACAGGCCTTTCTGTGGGCCTTAACAAAGGACATGTTGTTACTAAGAAAGAGTTGGCGCCCCGCCCTTCTGATAGGAAAGGGGTAAGTCGTTCTTTTTTCATACTTGATCTCTGTCTTTTAATGTTTTGGATGTTAGACATTCTGGATATCTAACTGACCAAAAGAAAAAGAGATTCTCCAATAACTAACTCCACGTCACTTGTAATAGTTTTGTTTCTCTTTGTCTCTTGTTTAGAAAACCAGCAAAAGAGTACATTTTGTTAGAAGCCTTATCAGGGAAGTAGCTGGTTTTGCACCTTATGAGAAGAGAATTACTGAACTTCTTAAAGTTGGAAAGGACAAACGTGCTCTTAAAGTAGCCAAGAGGAAGCTGGGCACTCACAAGAGAGCAAAGAAGAAGCGTGAGGAGATGTCTAATGCTCTCCGTAAAATGAGGTAATCGGCATCATTTTCAACTAGAATATTATACTTTAGGATTCTCGATCATTGTTTTCCTTGTTTCTCCTGCCCCTGCGTTCTCATACCCATTGTGTGTCTGACTAGGTGCTTATCTTTGTTTTTTTGTGATCCAGGGCTGCTGGAGGTGGTGAAAAGAAGAAATGAGTTGCATGTTAAGACCTCTTCATGAAATTTTAGGTCCAAAAAACTGCTTAGAAAAGATTTATTTTGGTGTCTTTtttgaattgaaaattttgatatcatttttatttttgtttggaTGTTGAAGCACCTAACCCTGAGCTTTTTGTAATTTGTTGTCTCAGAATGAGAATGGTTGGAAATTTCTAAGGTTTAGATTTTGCAACTCATTTGTACCAGGTGAATTAAAATGTATTTTAAGTACATATTACTGATATATAGGTTCTCTAGACTCTAGAGATTCACCAATAATGGCTGGTCAAGGCAATGACAAATATCTTCTTCCCGCTATGATGAAGTCCTAAAACTATGATTTGGGGGAACCCTGAACCTGATTCAGTGAAATTGCAAAGGATTTTCTGAGCAGTACTTTTAATGGTTCTCAATGTTTGCTATAGTTTTGAAATGTTGAACCAGGTCTTATCCTTTTCTAAACTATAAATTCATATTGAAACATTTGGTAGTTCAGCTTGATATTATTTGAAGATTGTTTGCCTTTCAGCTTGATAATCTCTTTGTAATTAGGAATCAAATGCAATTGATATATAGGTAGTCTAGACTCTAGAGATTTGCCAATAATGGCTGGTTAAGGCAATGAATGTATATCTTCTTCCGCAATGATGAAGTCCTAAACTATGATTTGGGGGAATCCTGAATCTGATTCAGTGAAATTGCAAAGGATTTTCTGAGTGGCACTTAATGGTTCTCAATGTTTCCTCTAGTTTTTAAATGTTAAACCAGGCCTTATCCTTTTC contains:
- the LOC104107655 gene encoding large ribosomal subunit protein eL36y-like: MAPKQPNTGLSVGLNKGHVVTKKELAPRPSDRKGKTSKRVHFVRSLIREVAGFAPYEKRITELLKVGKDKRALKVAKRKLGTHKRAKKKREEMSNALRKMRAAGGGEKKK